A window of the Bufo gargarizans isolate SCDJY-AF-19 chromosome 1, ASM1485885v1, whole genome shotgun sequence genome harbors these coding sequences:
- the RPLP0 gene encoding 60S acidic ribosomal protein P0 yields MPREDRSTWKSNYFLKIIQLLDDYPKCFIVGADNVGSKQMQQIRMSLRGKAVVLMGKNTMMRKAIRGHLENNSALEKLLPHIKGNVGFVFTKEDLTEVRDMLLANKVPASARAGAIAPCEVTVPAQNTGLGPEKTSFFQALGITTKISRGTIEILSDVQLIKTGDKVGASEATLLNMLNISPFSFGLIIQQVYDNGSIYSPDVLDITEDALRIRFLEGVRNVASVCLQIGYPTVASIPHSIINGYKRVLAVAVETDYSFPLADKVKAFLADPSAFAVAAPVVEAASAPAAAPAQEEKKEESEESDDDMGFGLFD; encoded by the exons ATGCCCAGGGAAGACAGGTCTACGTGGAAGTCCAACTATTTTCTGAAAATCATT CAACTGCTGGATGACTATCCAAAATGCTTTATCGTGGGGGCGGACAATGTTGGCTCAAAGCAGATGCAACAGATCCGTATGTCCCTGCGAGGGAAAGCCGTGGTGCTGATGGGAAAGAACACCATGATGCGCAAGGCTATCCGTGGCCACTTGGAAAATAACTCTGCCCTGGAAAA gcttCTGCCTCACATCAAGGGAAATGTGGGATTTGTTTTCACCAAGGAAGATCTTACAGAAGTGCGAGATATGCTACTTGCCAACAAG GTGCCAGCTTCTGCTCGTGCTGGAGCCATTGCACCTTGTGAAGTCACAGTGCCTGCCCAGAATACTGGTTTGGGTCCTGAGAAGACATCCTTCTTCCAGGCTTTGGGAATCACTACTAAAATCTCCAGAGGAACTATTGAAATTCTG AGTGATGTACAGCTGATTAAGACTGGAGACAAAGTAGGTGCCAGCGAAGCCACCCTGCTGAACATGTTGAACATTTCTCCATTCTCCTTTGGTTTGATAATCCAACAAGTCTACGACAATGGAAGCATCTACAGCCCAGATGTCTTGGATATCACAGAGGATGCCCTGAGAATTCGCTTTTTGGAG ggTGTGCGCAATGTGGCCAGTGTTTGCCTGCAGATTGGTTATCCGACTGTCGCCTCTATACCTCATTCCATCATCAATGGATACAAGCGGGTTCTTGCTGTTGCAGTGGAGACAGATTACAGCTTCCCATTGGCAgacaag GTCAAGGCTTTCCTGGCAGATCCATCTGCGTTTGCTGTCGCTGCTCCTGTTGTAGAGGCTGCTTCTGCTCCCGCTGCTGCACCTGCTCAGGAGGAGAAGAAAGAAGAATCTGAGGAGTCTGACGACGATATGGGATTTGGACTCTTTGATTAA